The DNA region TCGCCGACCTCAAACTCACCCTACCTACCGTCAATGTAGCGGGTGAGGAACTGAAGGCGGCTACCATCAACTACGGTAACTTCCTCCAGACCTGTTTCGACTTCCTCATCGTTGCCTTCTGTATCTTCATGCTCATCAAGGTGGTGAACAAGATTTCCAAGAAGAAGGAAGAGGAAAAACCGGCAGAAGCTCCTAAGGCTCCGGAGCCAAGCAATGAAGAAAAACTTCTCATGGAAATACGTGATCTCCTGAAGAACCAGAAATAAGAATAAAAAAAAGTCGCCCTCTTTGAAGGCGACTTTTTTATTCTGTTTATTCCCACTCAATTGTCGAAGGTGGTTTTGAAGAGATGTCATAACATACACGGTTTACACCCTTCACCTTATTAATAATCTCATTACTTACCTTAGCCATGAAATCATAAGGAAGATGTGCCCAGTCAGCAGTCATCGCATCAGTACTGGTTACAGCACGCAAGGCAACAGGGTGCTCGTATGTACGCTCATCACCCATCACACCTACTGAACGGACAGTAGAAAGCAATACGGTACCAGCCTGCCAGATCTGATCGTAGAGAGAAACCTCGATCTCGCCATTCTGCATGTCAGCAGGAACACCGGCAGCCAGGACGCGACGAGCTTCCTCACCACTCAACTTCACCTTATACTCACGCAAGCCACGGATATAGATATCGTCAGCATCCTGAAGGATACGTACCTTCTCAGGAGTGATATCGCCCAAGATACGGACAGCCAAACCAGGACCAGGGAATGGGTGACGAGTAATCAGGTGCTCTGGCATACCCATAGAGCGACCTACACGGCGAACCTCATCCTTGAACAGCCACTTCAAAGGCTCACACAACTGAAGGTTCATCTCCTTAGGAAGACCACCTACGTTGTGATGACTCTTGATCACCTTACCGGTGATATTCAAGCTCTCGATACGGTCAGGATAGATAGTACCCTGAGCCAACCACTTGGCACCAGTCTGCTTTTTAGCCTCAGCATTGAAAACCTCCACGAAGTCGCGGCCGATAATCTTACGCTTCTTCTCAGGGTCAGTAACACCAGCCAGGTCAGCAAAGAACTTCTCTGATGCATCCACGCCGATTACATTCAAGCC from Segatella copri includes:
- the mscL gene encoding large-conductance mechanosensitive channel protein MscL; protein product: MSKFLNEFKEFAMRGNVLDMAVGVIIGGAFGKIVSSVVDDVIMPPIGWLIGGVNFADLKLTLPTVNVAGEELKAATINYGNFLQTCFDFLIVAFCIFMLIKVVNKISKKKEEEKPAEAPKAPEPSNEEKLLMEIRDLLKNQK
- the guaA gene encoding glutamine-hydrolyzing GMP synthase; translation: MQQKIIILDFGSQTTQLIGRRVRELDTFCEIMPYNKFPKDDPSVIGVILSGSPYSVHDPEAFKVDLSQFIGRIPVLGICYGAQFLSYAQGGKVEAADSREYGRANLEHFDKENPLFKGFIENSQVWMSHGDTITAIPEDYKCIASTANVKYAAYASTKQPVWAVQFHPEVFHSLQGTQLLKNFVVDICGSKQDWSADSFVETTVAELKEQLGDDKVILGLSGGVDSSVAAVLLNKAIGKNLTCIFVDHGMLRKNEFRDVMEDYKCLGLNVIGVDASEKFFADLAGVTDPEKKRKIIGRDFVEVFNAEAKKQTGAKWLAQGTIYPDRIESLNITGKVIKSHHNVGGLPKEMNLQLCEPLKWLFKDEVRRVGRSMGMPEHLITRHPFPGPGLAVRILGDITPEKVRILQDADDIYIRGLREYKVKLSGEEARRVLAAGVPADMQNGEIEVSLYDQIWQAGTVLLSTVRSVGVMGDERTYEHPVALRAVTSTDAMTADWAHLPYDFMAKVSNEIINKVKGVNRVCYDISSKPPSTIEWE